The Methanomicrobiales archaeon HGW-Methanomicrobiales-1 genome includes a region encoding these proteins:
- a CDS encoding transcriptional regulator, whose amino-acid sequence MSVARFWRKIPQRYNLIGTKCETCGSHFFPPRSFCPDCRRDGKIVNHKFAGKGEVVTYTIIQTAPDNFASHGPYVLAIIKLDEGPRMTTQVICDPSEVKIGMRVKSVFRRIATDGESGIIHYGTKFAPE is encoded by the coding sequence ATGTCAGTCGCACGATTCTGGCGAAAGATACCGCAGCGCTACAACCTGATCGGCACGAAATGCGAGACCTGTGGAAGCCACTTCTTCCCCCCGCGGTCATTCTGCCCGGACTGCCGCAGGGACGGAAAGATTGTGAACCACAAATTTGCCGGAAAGGGAGAGGTTGTCACGTACACGATCATCCAGACAGCCCCGGACAATTTCGCATCTCACGGACCGTACGTGCTTGCCATCATCAAGCTCGACGAAGGACCGAGGATGACCACCCAGGTTATCTGCGACCCGAGCGAAGTAAAGATCGGCATGCGGGTCAAAAGCGTATTCCGCAGGATCGCCACCGATGGCGAGAGCGGCATCATCCACTACGGCACCAAGTTTGCGCCGGAGTAA
- a CDS encoding acetyl-CoA acetyltransferase (Catalyzes the synthesis of acetoacetyl coenzyme A from two molecules of acetyl coenzyme A. It can also act as a thiolase, catalyzing the reverse reaction and generating two-carbon units from the four-carbon product of fatty acid oxidation): MRDVAVIGVGCTRFGEKWSESFRDMFVEAGALALEDAQLSGEKIDAMYVGNMSAGRFIEQEHIGALIADYAGMATRHIPSTRVEAACASGGLAFRQAVIAVASGMEDIVVAAGVEKMTDVEPGASTDALTGAADREWEGFVGATFPGLYAMIAQDYMHKYGMTREQLAQVAVKNHYNGARNPIAQFQQEITLDTVLRSTMVADPLRLFDCSPITDGAAAVIVAPLDRAREFTDTPIKVLASAQASDTITLHDRRDISTLDATIAAGQRAFKMAKLTHKDINMVEVHDCFSIAEICAIEDLGFCKKGTAGKFTADGETALGGSIPVNTSGGLKACGHPVGATGIKQVYEIVQQLRGDAGRRQVDGAKIGMTHNVGGTGATVAVHILGRV, encoded by the coding sequence ATGAGAGACGTAGCAGTGATTGGTGTAGGCTGCACCCGATTCGGTGAGAAATGGTCGGAGTCCTTCCGGGATATGTTTGTGGAGGCAGGGGCTCTCGCCCTTGAGGATGCCCAGCTTTCCGGGGAAAAGATCGATGCAATGTATGTCGGGAACATGAGCGCAGGACGCTTCATCGAGCAGGAGCACATCGGCGCCCTGATCGCAGACTACGCAGGTATGGCAACACGCCACATCCCGTCAACGCGGGTTGAAGCCGCATGCGCATCCGGGGGTCTTGCCTTCCGGCAGGCTGTCATCGCCGTTGCAAGCGGTATGGAAGATATCGTTGTCGCAGCAGGTGTCGAAAAGATGACCGATGTGGAGCCGGGTGCAAGTACCGACGCCCTCACCGGTGCTGCAGACCGCGAGTGGGAAGGGTTTGTCGGCGCGACATTCCCCGGCCTTTACGCAATGATCGCACAGGACTACATGCACAAATATGGCATGACACGCGAACAACTGGCACAGGTGGCCGTGAAGAACCATTACAACGGCGCCCGTAACCCCATTGCCCAGTTCCAGCAGGAGATCACCCTCGATACCGTGCTGAGATCTACCATGGTCGCTGACCCTCTCCGACTCTTTGACTGCTCACCCATCACGGACGGGGCAGCGGCAGTTATTGTCGCACCGCTCGACCGTGCCCGCGAATTCACCGACACGCCAATCAAGGTTCTCGCGAGCGCACAGGCAAGCGATACGATCACCCTCCACGACCGACGGGACATTTCAACGCTGGACGCGACTATTGCTGCAGGCCAGCGGGCGTTTAAGATGGCAAAACTGACGCACAAGGACATCAATATGGTCGAAGTGCACGACTGCTTCTCGATCGCAGAGATCTGTGCCATCGAAGACCTCGGGTTCTGCAAGAAGGGCACGGCGGGCAAATTCACCGCCGACGGCGAGACTGCCCTTGGAGGCTCAATTCCGGTCAACACAAGCGGCGGCCTCAAGGCCTGCGGCCACCCCGTCGGGGCTACCGGTATCAAGCAGGTATACGAGATTGTCCAGCAGCTCCGCGGCGATGCGGGCAGACGGCAGGTCGATGGCGCAAAGATCGGCATGACGCACAACGTGGGCGGAACCGGTGCCACGGTCGCTGTGCACATTCTCGGGAGGGTGTAA